One stretch of Dyella jiangningensis DNA includes these proteins:
- a CDS encoding putative bifunctional diguanylate cyclase/phosphodiesterase translates to MTGSAGILVVAAQRELRRALFDTFDRDGHYVVHSARDATHAGILLEGRGALALIVVVFDGDGREAAIGLDALRQLPACADAPLIAVLDDAAMLKPTVLPAGVADWLYASQIEHELLARCQRMQKALRAGAAPGAAMAASDGDYRFAFDEVESEWLIVDPSRGRILECSASVASHSGLGEHELRGRPLQDVLAFSDIRAEQVLAEGSRRWHPCHRRSVRGADSGEASARPIRHAGRDVVALLFRSDRAGVRAEVALGLLARMFGAGSGDEGIAEAARLLYEEMGFDYVAVWSARQDEGGAPVQLVQYWRGDEQLWPGPHLQSSLRLVLSGQAMMHQADAARLAPMDPLLEQLGLAGFAGWPLQDERRTVLGALLVGTRQPLPSLAIVQPVLRCAASRFAHALELRHTREQGRAEGLLDALTGLPNRLLFNDRLDTVIREANRTGESFALLFVDLDRFKTINDTLGHAVGDQVLLTTTQRLRGSVRASDTVARYAGDEFVVILRHIVKNEDVLRIAEKIVQVMGAPLRIDDGTELQVTASIGVSFFPDDAPDAETLLKHADEAMYAAKSLGRNNYQIFEGSAQQSQQQNLALKSGLRHAEHKGELRVFYQPQVDANSEDIVGMEALVRWEHPELGFIGPGFFIPLAEETGLIVSIGEWVLRTACRHAQEWERRYGLGLRLGVNLSAVQLMQPNLLEVVASALEESGLEASLLEMEVTESISIKEAPNLVENLQGLHRLGCRIAIDDFGTGAASLDYLRKLPADRIKIDQSFVRNIGVDPDDEAIVRATIEMAHRLKRGVVAEGVETEQHMQFLRANQCDELQGFLFCRPLPQPSFEKLLQERQSLLAGVSGTAA, encoded by the coding sequence ATGACGGGGTCGGCCGGCATCCTCGTCGTTGCGGCGCAACGCGAACTGCGCCGTGCGCTGTTCGACACGTTCGATCGTGATGGCCACTACGTCGTGCATTCCGCCCGCGATGCAACCCATGCGGGCATCCTGCTGGAAGGGCGGGGTGCACTCGCGTTGATCGTCGTAGTGTTCGACGGCGACGGCCGCGAAGCGGCGATCGGGCTGGACGCGTTGCGCCAGTTGCCGGCTTGTGCCGACGCGCCGCTCATCGCCGTGCTGGACGACGCGGCCATGCTCAAGCCGACCGTGTTGCCGGCTGGCGTGGCGGATTGGCTGTATGCCTCGCAGATCGAACACGAATTGCTTGCGCGTTGTCAACGGATGCAGAAAGCCTTGCGCGCCGGCGCCGCTCCCGGTGCGGCCATGGCGGCCAGCGATGGAGACTATCGCTTCGCGTTCGACGAGGTCGAAAGCGAATGGTTGATCGTGGATCCCTCCCGGGGCCGCATCCTCGAATGCAGCGCTTCGGTGGCGAGCCACAGCGGGCTCGGTGAACACGAGCTGCGGGGAAGGCCCCTGCAAGATGTGCTCGCCTTTTCCGATATCCGCGCCGAGCAGGTGCTTGCTGAAGGTTCGCGCCGCTGGCATCCCTGTCACCGGCGCTCCGTGCGTGGTGCGGATTCGGGGGAAGCCAGCGCGCGTCCGATCCGCCATGCAGGTCGTGACGTGGTGGCCTTGTTGTTCCGCAGTGACCGGGCCGGCGTACGTGCCGAGGTGGCGCTCGGTCTGTTGGCGCGGATGTTCGGCGCCGGCAGCGGCGACGAGGGCATCGCCGAAGCGGCGCGCCTGCTCTATGAGGAAATGGGCTTCGATTACGTCGCCGTCTGGTCCGCGCGTCAGGACGAGGGTGGCGCTCCGGTGCAATTGGTGCAGTACTGGCGCGGCGATGAGCAGCTATGGCCGGGCCCGCATCTGCAAAGTTCGTTGCGCCTGGTGCTGTCGGGCCAGGCGATGATGCATCAGGCCGATGCCGCGCGCTTGGCCCCGATGGATCCCTTGCTCGAGCAGTTGGGGTTGGCAGGCTTCGCCGGTTGGCCGTTGCAGGACGAGCGTCGCACCGTACTGGGTGCCTTGCTCGTGGGTACACGACAGCCCCTGCCGTCACTCGCCATCGTGCAGCCGGTGCTGCGTTGCGCAGCGTCCCGCTTCGCCCATGCGCTCGAGCTTCGCCACACGCGCGAGCAGGGCCGCGCCGAAGGCCTGCTCGATGCCTTGACGGGCTTGCCGAACCGCCTGTTGTTCAACGATCGCCTGGACACGGTGATCCGCGAGGCCAACCGCACGGGCGAATCCTTCGCCCTGCTGTTCGTCGACCTTGATCGTTTCAAGACCATCAACGACACGCTCGGCCACGCGGTGGGCGACCAGGTGCTGCTCACCACCACGCAGCGACTGCGCGGTTCCGTGCGCGCATCGGACACCGTGGCCCGTTATGCGGGCGACGAATTCGTGGTAATCCTGCGCCACATCGTCAAGAACGAAGACGTGTTGCGTATCGCAGAGAAGATCGTGCAGGTGATGGGTGCGCCGCTGCGCATCGATGACGGTACGGAACTGCAGGTCACCGCATCAATCGGCGTGAGTTTCTTTCCCGACGATGCGCCCGACGCGGAAACCCTGCTCAAGCACGCCGACGAAGCGATGTACGCGGCCAAGAGCCTGGGCCGCAACAACTACCAGATCTTCGAGGGCAGCGCACAGCAATCGCAGCAGCAGAACCTCGCCCTGAAGTCGGGCCTGCGCCATGCGGAACACAAGGGCGAGCTGCGCGTGTTCTATCAACCCCAGGTCGACGCCAACAGCGAAGACATCGTGGGCATGGAAGCGCTGGTGCGCTGGGAACATCCCGAGCTGGGTTTCATCGGCCCCGGCTTCTTCATTCCGCTGGCCGAGGAAACCGGCCTGATCGTCTCGATCGGCGAATGGGTGCTGCGCACCGCCTGCCGTCATGCACAGGAATGGGAGCGCCGCTACGGCCTGGGTCTGCGTCTTGGCGTGAACCTTTCGGCGGTGCAGCTGATGCAGCCGAACCTGCTCGAGGTGGTGGCTTCCGCCCTCGAAGAGAGCGGGCTCGAGGCCTCACTGCTGGAGATGGAGGTCACCGAAAGCATCAGCATCAAGGAAGCCCCGAACCTGGTGGAAAACCTGCAAGGCCTCCACCGGCTTGGTTGCCGCATTGCGATCGACGATTTTGGCACCGGCGCCGCCTCGCTCGACTACCTGCGCAAGTTGCCCGCCGATCGCATCAAGATCGACCAGAGCTTCGTGCGCAACATCGGCGTCGATCCGGATGACGAGGCCATCGTGCGAGCGACGATCGAAATGGCCCACCGCCTCAAGCGCGGCGTCGTGGCCGAGGGCGTGGAAACCGAGCAGCACATGCAGTTCCTCCGCGCCAACCAGTGTGACGAATTGCAGGGCTTCCTGTTCTGCCGACCGTTGCCGCAACCTTCCTTCGAGAAGCTCCTGCAGGAGCGCCAGTCCCTGCTGGCCGGTGTCAGCGGCACCGCTGCCTGA
- the rpoE gene encoding RNA polymerase sigma factor RpoE yields MGENELDSALVERVQQGDKRAFDLLVRKYQHKVIGLVSRYVKNQSESEDIAQEAFIRAWRAIGSFRGESAFYTWLYKIAVNTAKNHLVAMGRRPPTDDIAIEDAVFVPGADRMQESATPERELMRQEIEQTVFSTVQSLPEELRTAITLREVDGLSYEEIAEAMGCPIGTVRSRIFRAREAIDEKLRPLLSDREDKKP; encoded by the coding sequence ATGGGCGAAAACGAACTGGACAGTGCGCTGGTCGAGCGCGTCCAACAAGGGGACAAGCGGGCTTTTGACCTGCTGGTGCGCAAGTACCAGCACAAGGTCATCGGGCTGGTTTCGCGCTATGTGAAGAACCAGAGCGAAAGCGAAGACATCGCGCAGGAAGCGTTCATCCGTGCCTGGCGCGCCATCGGTTCGTTCCGTGGCGAAAGTGCTTTCTATACTTGGTTGTACAAAATTGCCGTGAATACGGCCAAGAATCACCTGGTGGCCATGGGCCGTCGTCCTCCGACCGACGACATCGCGATCGAAGACGCCGTCTTCGTGCCCGGCGCGGATCGCATGCAGGAAAGCGCGACCCCCGAGCGCGAACTCATGCGACAGGAAATTGAACAAACCGTATTTTCCACTGTCCAATCGCTGCCCGAGGAATTACGGACCGCGATTACCCTGCGTGAAGTGGACGGTTTGAGCTACGAGGAAATCGCCGAAGCCATGGGTTGCCCGATAGGTACGGTGCGTTCACGTATTTTTCGGGCGCGTGAAGCTATCGATGAAAAACTGCGGCCGCTCCTGTCCGACCGCGAGGACAAGAAACCATGA
- a CDS encoding sigma-E factor negative regulatory protein, with protein MTDNQRENLSAGMDGELSQEELRFLLRRIDHDAALQQAWSRYHVARDGLRRRLPPLASDGFAGRVMQAIEQERVVASGKPRRHWLHWSAGGAIAAGVAVAALMVAQPAGQPDHLSPQMASAPAKAAEQDGGMLANVGAGAPAVAPPGLNVYSDVPYHISQQASATLDGDSRTLLYSRNSLSPYRVARYPASSSDGSYLLLIHPDQAQQPSAPAPATPQ; from the coding sequence ATGACTGACAACCAACGCGAAAACCTGTCTGCCGGCATGGATGGCGAGCTGTCGCAGGAGGAGCTGCGCTTCCTCCTGCGGCGGATCGACCATGACGCGGCACTGCAGCAGGCATGGTCGCGCTATCACGTGGCACGTGATGGCTTGCGCCGCCGGCTGCCGCCGCTCGCCAGCGATGGCTTCGCGGGTCGTGTGATGCAGGCGATCGAACAGGAACGCGTCGTGGCAAGCGGCAAGCCGCGCCGCCATTGGCTGCATTGGTCGGCCGGTGGCGCCATCGCGGCAGGCGTGGCCGTGGCGGCGCTGATGGTCGCGCAGCCGGCCGGTCAGCCGGATCATCTGTCCCCGCAAATGGCGTCGGCTCCCGCCAAGGCGGCCGAGCAGGATGGCGGGATGCTGGCGAATGTCGGTGCGGGAGCGCCGGCCGTGGCGCCACCCGGACTCAATGTCTATTCGGATGTGCCTTACCACATCAGCCAGCAGGCATCCGCGACGCTCGATGGCGACAGCCGCACGCTGCTCTATTCGCGCAACAGCCTGTCCCCGTATCGTGTGGCGCGTTATCCGGCGAGCAGCAGCGATGGCAGTTACCTGCTGTTGATCCATCCCGACCAGGCGCAGCAGCCGTCGGCGCCGGCGCCAGCCACCCCGCAATGA
- a CDS encoding DegQ family serine endoprotease: MNRFTLRTLSCGVLISLALAGGVQAQSAAPALSSLPDFTGIVQKNAPAVVHVEAKYNGKKTAKGRAGQRGGMPGGMPDTPDDDDPQMEMFRRFFGMPMMPSPEDQQHTSLGSGFILSNDGYILTNTHVVDGADTVTVRLQDRRTLTAKVVGSDPQYDIALLKVDAKGNLPAVTVGDSRSLKPGQWVLAIGSPFGFDYTVTQGIVSAVGRNLGSQDQPYTSFIQTDVPINPGNSGGPLFDLQGRVVGVNSQIYSNTGGYQGVAFSIPIDVAMNVVKQIKEKGYVSRGQLGVMVQPVSDDMVKALKLDNASGAAVTQVTPGSAAEKAGLHPGDVITAYNGQSINSSVDLPPLVGQTPPGSKSTLTILRDGKKQDVSVTVGEMPRDKNAVLASGDTEKPAARSGATALGLSVQDLDSETRQQMSLKQGEGVVIRNITGSVAARAGLQPGDVILMVNQKKVGSAAAFREATKDAKPGDTVLLLVRHGDQSGFIGLTVPGGKDE; this comes from the coding sequence ATGAACCGATTCACCCTGCGCACGCTGTCGTGCGGTGTCCTGATCAGTCTTGCTTTGGCCGGCGGCGTACAGGCCCAAAGCGCCGCCCCCGCGTTGTCGAGCCTGCCGGACTTCACGGGTATCGTGCAGAAGAACGCTCCGGCCGTGGTGCACGTGGAGGCGAAATACAACGGCAAGAAGACCGCCAAGGGCCGTGCGGGTCAGCGCGGCGGGATGCCCGGCGGCATGCCGGACACCCCCGATGACGACGATCCGCAGATGGAGATGTTCCGGCGTTTCTTCGGCATGCCTATGATGCCGTCGCCGGAGGATCAGCAGCATACGTCGCTGGGCTCGGGCTTCATCCTCTCCAACGATGGCTACATCCTCACCAATACGCACGTGGTGGATGGCGCCGATACGGTGACCGTTCGCCTGCAGGATCGCCGCACCCTGACGGCCAAGGTCGTGGGCAGCGATCCGCAGTACGACATCGCGCTGCTGAAGGTGGACGCCAAGGGCAACCTGCCGGCCGTCACCGTCGGCGACTCGCGCTCGCTGAAACCCGGCCAGTGGGTGCTGGCGATCGGCTCGCCGTTCGGCTTCGACTACACCGTGACGCAGGGCATCGTCAGTGCGGTGGGGCGCAACCTCGGTAGCCAGGACCAGCCGTATACCTCGTTCATCCAGACCGACGTGCCGATCAACCCCGGCAACTCGGGCGGCCCGCTGTTCGACCTGCAGGGCCGGGTGGTCGGCGTGAATTCGCAGATCTATTCCAACACCGGCGGCTACCAGGGCGTGGCGTTTTCCATTCCGATCGACGTGGCCATGAACGTGGTCAAGCAGATCAAGGAAAAGGGCTATGTGTCGCGTGGCCAGCTCGGCGTGATGGTGCAGCCAGTCAGCGATGACATGGTCAAGGCGCTGAAGCTCGACAACGCGTCGGGTGCGGCGGTCACGCAGGTGACGCCTGGCAGTGCGGCGGAGAAGGCGGGACTGCATCCGGGCGACGTGATTACGGCCTACAACGGGCAGAGCATCAATTCGAGCGTGGATTTGCCGCCGCTGGTGGGGCAGACCCCGCCGGGCAGCAAGTCGACGCTGACCATCCTTCGCGATGGCAAGAAACAGGATGTGAGCGTCACGGTCGGTGAAATGCCTCGCGACAAGAATGCGGTGCTGGCTTCGGGCGATACCGAGAAACCGGCGGCGCGCAGCGGCGCCACGGCACTGGGCCTGTCGGTTCAGGACCTGGACAGCGAAACCCGCCAGCAGATGAGCCTGAAGCAGGGCGAAGGCGTGGTCATCCGCAATATCACGGGTTCGGTGGCGGCACGTGCCGGTTTGCAGCCCGGTGACGTGATCCTGATGGTCAACCAGAAGAAGGTGGGCAGTGCCGCTGCGTTCCGCGAAGCCACCAAGGACGCCAAACCGGGCGATACGGTGCTGCTGCTGGTCCGCCACGGCGACCAGAGTGGTTTCATCGGCCTGACGGTGCCGGGCGGCAAGGACGAGTGA
- the lepA gene encoding translation elongation factor 4: MELIRNFSIIAHIDHGKSTLADRIIQICGGLTEREMEAQVLDNNPIERERGITIKAQSVSLPYKARDGKTYQLNFIDTPGHVDFSYEVSRSLAACEGALLVVDAAQGVEAQSVANCYTAVEMGLEVVPVLNKIDLPTADPEKVKGEIEAVIGIDADDAVAVSAKTGQNVIEVLEAIVARIPPPKVGDTDRLQALIIDSWFDNYLGVVSLVRVVQGEIKPGDKLLVMSTGRAHEVSEVGVFTPKRKKLDKLSPGEVGWITASIKDVHGAPVGDTLTLAGKPADKPLSGFQTMQPRVFAGLFPVSADDYPALREALDKLRLNDAALFFEPESSEAMGFGFRCGFLGMLHMEIVQERLEREYDLDLITTAPTVVYEVVRSDGSILMLDNPAKLPAANLISEIREPIIVANILTPADYIGNIITLCEEKRGVQRSIQYLATQVQITYEMPLAEVVLDFFDRLKSVSRGYASMDYHFERFEAGPFVRVDVLINGDRVDALSLIVHRIHAERRGRDLVERMKDLIPRQQFDVAIQAAIGAQIVARSTVKALRKNVLAKCYGGDVSRKKKLLEKQKEGKKRMKQVGRVEIPQEAFLAVLKVDK, from the coding sequence ATGGAACTGATCCGAAACTTCTCCATCATCGCCCACATCGATCACGGCAAGTCGACACTTGCCGATCGCATCATCCAGATCTGCGGCGGCTTGACCGAGCGCGAGATGGAGGCGCAGGTGCTCGACAACAATCCGATCGAGCGCGAGCGCGGCATCACCATCAAAGCCCAATCCGTGTCGCTGCCGTACAAGGCGCGCGACGGCAAGACCTATCAGCTGAACTTCATCGACACCCCGGGTCACGTTGACTTCTCCTATGAAGTCAGCCGTTCGCTGGCCGCCTGCGAAGGCGCACTATTGGTCGTGGATGCGGCGCAGGGCGTGGAAGCCCAGTCGGTGGCCAACTGCTACACGGCCGTGGAAATGGGCCTGGAAGTGGTGCCCGTGCTCAACAAGATCGACCTGCCGACCGCCGACCCGGAAAAGGTGAAAGGCGAGATCGAGGCGGTCATCGGTATCGACGCGGACGACGCCGTGGCGGTAAGCGCCAAGACCGGCCAGAACGTGATCGAGGTGCTGGAAGCCATCGTGGCGCGCATCCCGCCGCCGAAGGTGGGCGATACCGATCGCCTGCAGGCGCTGATCATCGATTCGTGGTTCGACAACTACCTTGGCGTGGTGTCGCTGGTGCGCGTGGTGCAAGGCGAGATCAAGCCGGGCGACAAGCTGCTGGTGATGTCGACCGGCCGTGCACACGAAGTGAGCGAAGTGGGCGTGTTCACGCCCAAGCGCAAGAAGCTCGACAAGCTGTCGCCAGGCGAAGTGGGCTGGATCACCGCATCCATCAAGGACGTGCACGGCGCGCCGGTGGGCGACACGCTGACGCTCGCCGGCAAGCCCGCCGACAAGCCGTTGTCGGGCTTCCAGACCATGCAGCCGCGCGTGTTCGCGGGCCTGTTCCCGGTGTCTGCCGACGATTACCCGGCCCTGCGCGAAGCGCTCGACAAGCTGCGCCTGAACGATGCGGCGCTGTTCTTCGAGCCGGAAAGCTCCGAGGCCATGGGCTTCGGTTTCCGCTGCGGCTTCCTTGGCATGCTGCACATGGAAATCGTGCAGGAACGCCTGGAACGCGAGTACGACCTCGACCTGATCACCACGGCCCCGACGGTGGTCTACGAGGTGGTGAGAAGCGACGGCTCGATCTTGATGCTGGACAACCCGGCCAAGCTGCCGGCGGCGAACCTGATCTCGGAGATTCGCGAACCCATCATCGTGGCCAACATCCTCACGCCGGCCGACTACATCGGCAACATCATCACGTTGTGCGAAGAAAAGCGCGGCGTGCAGCGTTCGATCCAGTACCTCGCCACGCAGGTGCAGATCACGTACGAGATGCCGCTGGCCGAAGTGGTGCTGGATTTCTTCGATCGCCTGAAGTCGGTGTCGCGCGGCTACGCTTCGATGGACTACCACTTCGAGCGTTTCGAAGCCGGCCCGTTCGTGCGCGTGGACGTGCTGATCAATGGCGATCGCGTCGATGCGTTGAGCCTGATCGTGCATCGCATCCATGCCGAGCGTCGCGGCCGTGACTTGGTCGAGCGCATGAAGGATCTGATCCCGCGCCAGCAGTTCGACGTGGCGATCCAGGCAGCGATCGGTGCGCAGATCGTCGCCCGGTCCACGGTGAAAGCGCTGCGAAAGAACGTGCTGGCGAAGTGCTATGGCGGTGACGTCAGCCGCAAGAAGAAGCTTCTCGAGAAGCAGAAGGAAGGCAAGAAGCGCATGAAGCAGGTGGGCCGCGTGGAAATTCCACAGGAAGCCTTCCTTGCCGTATTGAAGGTGGATAAATAA
- the lepB gene encoding signal peptidase I: MDFDFSAILLGLTVLFGVVWGLDRLFFYGSRKAKADAAGGAVREPVIVDWSRSLFPVVLVVLLLRSFVAEPFRIPSGSMMPTLDVGDFILVNKFAYGLRMPAFNNKFVSLGEPKRGDVVVFRFPGYLCEDGGKLVRSGDQSCADPHAPVPSQNWIKRIIGMPGDRVEMRGDQLIVNGEPVAADLIGPYEGDPKRPESRLMLEMGATVWNEHLPNGQGGMVNHLAARMPNYAIPPPLPNARVPLVVPQGCYLAMGDNRYNSTDSRWWGCLPEQNLAGKAFLIWLSWTGSGVAFHRMGTVIH, from the coding sequence ATGGATTTCGATTTTTCGGCGATTCTGCTTGGCCTCACCGTGCTGTTCGGCGTGGTGTGGGGCCTCGACCGCCTGTTCTTCTACGGATCGCGCAAGGCCAAGGCTGACGCCGCCGGTGGCGCGGTGCGTGAGCCGGTGATCGTGGATTGGTCGCGTTCGCTGTTCCCGGTCGTGCTGGTGGTCCTGCTGCTGCGTTCGTTCGTGGCCGAGCCGTTTCGCATCCCCTCCGGCTCGATGATGCCGACGCTCGACGTGGGCGACTTCATCCTCGTCAACAAGTTTGCCTACGGCTTGCGCATGCCGGCCTTCAACAACAAGTTCGTGAGTCTGGGCGAGCCCAAGCGCGGCGACGTGGTGGTGTTCCGCTTCCCCGGTTACCTGTGCGAGGACGGCGGCAAGCTGGTGCGCAGTGGCGACCAGAGCTGTGCCGATCCGCACGCACCGGTGCCCAGCCAGAACTGGATCAAGCGCATCATCGGCATGCCCGGCGACCGCGTCGAAATGCGTGGCGATCAGCTGATCGTCAATGGCGAGCCGGTGGCCGCCGACTTGATCGGGCCGTACGAGGGCGACCCCAAGCGACCGGAATCGCGCCTCATGCTCGAAATGGGCGCCACCGTGTGGAACGAACACCTGCCGAATGGCCAGGGTGGCATGGTCAATCACTTGGCCGCGCGCATGCCCAACTACGCCATTCCCCCTCCGCTGCCCAACGCCCGTGTGCCGCTGGTAGTGCCGCAAGGCTGCTATCTGGCGATGGGTGACAACCGTTACAACAGCACCGACAGCCGCTGGTGGGGCTGCCTGCCGGAGCAGAACCTGGCGGGCAAGGCCTTCCTGATCTGGCTAAGCTGGACCGGTTCGGGCGTGGCCTTCCACCGCATGGGCACGGTCATACATTGA
- a CDS encoding DUF4845 domain-containing protein — translation MTRVDRSRVTAAVRCGDNGRAALRQSGRLRINQSFAAERHSEGTMKSKQSGITLIGFLFVLAIAAFFGYMAMKLVPSYIEFLGVSKAMSQVASGGVEGKTLDDLRRDLLFKMDVQYVDNATIKPKDITLKRSGNGAELNISYDKRVAFLYNIDFLLHFEKSVMLQGNVGG, via the coding sequence GTGACGCGCGTTGACCGCAGCCGAGTGACGGCGGCAGTCCGTTGCGGCGACAATGGCCGCGCGGCGCTGCGCCAGTCAGGGCGGTTGCGCATCAACCAGAGTTTCGCGGCAGAACGGCATAGCGAGGGGACTATGAAATCGAAGCAGTCGGGCATCACCCTGATCGGGTTCTTGTTTGTCTTGGCCATTGCGGCTTTCTTCGGCTATATGGCGATGAAGCTGGTGCCTTCCTATATTGAGTTCCTGGGCGTCAGCAAGGCCATGAGCCAAGTGGCTTCCGGCGGTGTGGAAGGCAAGACGCTGGACGACCTGCGTCGCGACCTGCTGTTCAAGATGGATGTCCAGTATGTGGACAATGCCACCATCAAGCCCAAGGACATCACCCTCAAACGTAGCGGCAATGGCGCGGAGCTGAACATCTCCTACGACAAGCGCGTTGCCTTCTTGTACAACATCGACTTCCTGCTGCATTTCGAAAAGAGCGTGATGCTGCAGGGCAATGTCGGTGGCTGA
- the rnc gene encoding ribonuclease III, protein MTRLAYRFRDPALAQLALTHRSAGKPNNERLEFLGDALLGVVVAELLYEAHPHASEGELSRLRAQLVNGQALAVIARELELGDELKLGSGELKSGGFRRDSILADAFEALVAAVYLDAGFAECRAVVRSLFEPLVAAIPRSSKDAKTRLQELLQGRGWPLPQYELVDSHGEDHAKTFDVTCEITDPMPIRAEGRGSSRRAAEQEAAETVLRQLQDLQD, encoded by the coding sequence TTGACCCGACTCGCTTACCGTTTCCGTGATCCCGCGCTGGCGCAGTTGGCGCTGACCCACCGCAGCGCGGGCAAGCCGAACAACGAGCGGCTGGAGTTCCTCGGCGATGCCTTGCTGGGCGTGGTCGTCGCCGAGTTGCTGTACGAGGCTCATCCCCATGCGAGCGAGGGCGAGCTCTCGCGCTTGCGCGCGCAGCTGGTCAACGGCCAGGCGCTCGCCGTCATCGCGCGCGAGCTGGAGCTGGGCGACGAACTGAAGTTGGGCTCGGGCGAGCTCAAGAGCGGCGGCTTCCGGCGTGATTCCATTCTCGCCGACGCGTTCGAGGCGTTGGTGGCGGCGGTCTACCTCGATGCCGGCTTCGCCGAGTGCCGGGCCGTGGTGCGGTCGCTGTTCGAGCCGTTGGTGGCCGCCATTCCGCGATCGTCGAAGGATGCCAAGACGCGCCTGCAGGAGCTGCTGCAGGGCCGTGGCTGGCCGCTGCCCCAGTATGAGCTGGTCGACAGCCATGGCGAGGATCACGCCAAGACCTTCGATGTGACCTGCGAGATCACCGATCCCATGCCCATCCGCGCCGAGGGGCGCGGCAGCAGTCGGCGGGCGGCCGAGCAGGAGGCCGCGGAGACCGTGCTGCGCCAGTTGCAGGACCTGCAGGACTGA
- the era gene encoding GTPase Era: protein MNDNDDLDLGAPAELPHDDFRCGTVALAGRPNVGKSTLLNALIGFRLSIVSPRPQTTRHRILGIATSDAGQIMYVDTPGLHRGAKRAMNRSLNRAARSAISEVDVVVQVIEAGRWTDEDEALYEALVEQKVPRLLVINKVDLAKEKSTMLPFVAELMTRHSFDDVYYASALKEKGLKELERGILKRLPVQPPVYGEDEITDRSERFLAAEMVREQLMLRLDQELPYATTVEIEQFKDRPDGVAEIHAVIWVEREGQKAIVIGNGGAQLKAIGSGARRHMERAFERKVFLRLWVKVREGWVDDETMLKKFGYTD, encoded by the coding sequence ATGAACGACAACGACGACCTCGATCTCGGCGCGCCCGCCGAATTGCCCCATGACGACTTCCGCTGCGGCACGGTCGCCTTGGCCGGACGCCCCAACGTGGGCAAGTCGACGCTGCTCAATGCGCTGATCGGTTTTCGCCTGTCGATCGTGAGCCCGCGGCCGCAGACCACGCGCCATCGCATCCTGGGTATCGCCACCAGCGATGCCGGCCAGATCATGTATGTCGATACTCCGGGGCTGCACCGTGGCGCCAAGCGTGCGATGAATCGCAGCCTCAACCGGGCGGCGCGCTCGGCGATCAGCGAGGTCGATGTGGTCGTGCAGGTGATCGAGGCCGGTCGCTGGACGGATGAGGACGAGGCGCTTTACGAGGCGCTGGTGGAGCAGAAGGTCCCGCGCCTGCTGGTCATCAACAAGGTCGACCTGGCCAAGGAAAAGTCGACCATGCTGCCATTCGTGGCCGAGTTGATGACGCGCCACAGTTTCGACGACGTGTATTACGCCAGTGCGCTCAAGGAAAAGGGGCTGAAGGAACTGGAGCGGGGCATCCTCAAGCGCCTGCCCGTGCAGCCCCCGGTTTACGGCGAGGATGAAATCACCGACCGCAGCGAGCGCTTTCTCGCGGCGGAAATGGTGCGCGAACAATTGATGCTGCGTCTCGACCAGGAACTGCCGTACGCCACCACGGTGGAGATCGAGCAGTTCAAGGATCGACCCGACGGCGTGGCGGAAATCCACGCCGTGATCTGGGTCGAGCGCGAGGGGCAGAAGGCGATCGTGATCGGCAATGGCGGCGCACAACTCAAGGCCATCGGCAGCGGGGCGCGGCGCCACATGGAGCGTGCTTTCGAACGCAAAGTCTTCCTGCGGCTGTGGGTGAAGGTGCGCGAAGGCTGGGTCGACGACGAAACCATGCTGAAGAAGTTCGGTTACACCGATTGA